A region from the Gemmatimonadaceae bacterium genome encodes:
- a CDS encoding protein kinase — MSESFHAPLTAILGERYTIERELGAGGMAIVYLAHDRKLDRDVALKVLRPELGAVLGAERFLTEIKISARLDHPHILTLIDSGDADGMLYYVLPYVRGESLRDKLKRQHQLSLDEALTITKQVASALDYAHRQGLVHRDIKPENILLQEGEAMLTDFGIALAVTEAGGNRLTQTGLSLGTPQYMSPEQATGDRTVDARSDVYSLASVLYEMLAGEPPVSGGSAQAMIAKLMTEKPTRLRILRDTLPDAVDEAVAKALAKTPADRFASAGEFIRALDAGGGATQPKVAAAPRRKTAVFGAIAAVVVLGAAAVAARGTFSHKSSRASLGPKTQLTVSGGVYVPAISPDGKQLAFVTRTCGAGGCTFSVVEQDIGGATTRSILEGATAAYELQWSPDRRNLLFNGTVGGRFGTFLVSALGGPPRFLTAGAAAFYADGDSLLVGPGTRGDSVYTIAVSGLDGVRRDSIVVRGAGQGLAELSVIPGTNWIVTLILQAPHGLWQVIDRTGKVADRVVNACTCGGIGSIDAVWLRREGDAAGESIVRIAVDRATGHLSTMQDTMVTALFTNFTVTSDGSKMVMDEGTLEYGVWATDLSAIVKGQLPNDGRVARASNDVQASVSPDGARLLLRRVVPTTGVHTGVQFGVRAYGSPTETPLSISGAPIGARWADSVTVSVKSRVDSKIHFALVDVRTGALSNTLALDDSTTGEAAPIADGWAWIAASHDRVIVQQGGKRREIRAPAWYAGFTRLLSDPTNGRLFVGGFNRTTSDTLGIGAINLSDGSFTQWMSAFGEDGDFTLLDHGELFAALHRTQESLDLYRLSGPGKIQLLGSPSRPLVGVSVSRDLKRAAAFDREYHADAWMHTVVKY, encoded by the coding sequence GTGTCCGAGTCTTTCCACGCCCCGCTCACCGCGATACTCGGCGAGCGCTACACGATCGAACGCGAGCTTGGAGCGGGCGGCATGGCGATCGTCTATCTGGCCCACGATCGCAAGCTCGATCGCGACGTCGCGCTCAAGGTTCTCCGCCCGGAGCTCGGCGCGGTCCTCGGCGCCGAGCGGTTCCTGACCGAGATCAAGATCTCGGCGCGGTTGGACCATCCACACATCCTGACGCTCATCGACTCGGGCGATGCCGACGGCATGTTGTACTACGTGTTGCCGTACGTCCGCGGCGAGAGCCTGCGGGACAAGCTGAAGCGCCAGCACCAACTGAGTCTCGACGAGGCGCTCACGATCACGAAGCAGGTCGCGAGCGCGCTCGACTACGCGCATCGCCAGGGGCTCGTGCATCGCGACATCAAGCCCGAGAACATTCTGCTGCAGGAAGGCGAAGCGATGCTGACCGACTTCGGCATCGCTCTCGCCGTCACCGAGGCGGGCGGCAACCGCCTCACACAGACCGGACTTTCGCTCGGCACGCCGCAGTACATGAGCCCCGAGCAGGCGACGGGCGACCGCACCGTCGACGCGCGGAGCGACGTGTACTCGCTCGCGTCGGTGTTGTACGAGATGCTCGCCGGCGAGCCGCCGGTCTCCGGCGGCAGCGCTCAAGCGATGATCGCCAAGCTGATGACCGAGAAGCCGACGCGTCTTCGGATTCTGCGTGACACGCTGCCGGACGCGGTCGACGAGGCGGTGGCGAAGGCGCTGGCGAAGACGCCGGCCGACCGGTTCGCTTCCGCCGGCGAGTTCATCCGCGCTTTGGACGCGGGGGGCGGCGCGACACAACCGAAAGTCGCCGCCGCGCCGAGACGAAAGACGGCGGTCTTCGGCGCGATCGCGGCGGTCGTCGTGCTGGGTGCGGCCGCGGTTGCCGCGCGCGGAACGTTCAGCCATAAATCTTCGCGCGCGTCGCTCGGACCGAAGACGCAACTCACCGTATCCGGCGGCGTGTACGTGCCGGCGATCTCGCCGGACGGCAAACAGCTCGCGTTCGTCACCCGCACGTGCGGCGCCGGTGGCTGCACATTCTCGGTGGTCGAGCAAGACATCGGCGGAGCCACGACACGCTCGATTCTGGAAGGCGCGACGGCCGCGTATGAGCTGCAGTGGAGTCCCGATCGTCGCAACCTGCTCTTCAACGGCACGGTAGGCGGGCGGTTCGGTACGTTCCTCGTCTCGGCGCTCGGCGGGCCGCCGCGTTTCCTCACCGCGGGAGCCGCAGCGTTCTACGCCGACGGCGATTCGTTGTTGGTAGGTCCAGGCACGCGCGGAGATTCCGTCTATACCATAGCTGTCTCCGGTCTCGACGGCGTGCGTCGCGACAGCATCGTCGTTCGGGGCGCGGGCCAGGGGCTCGCGGAACTCTCCGTGATTCCCGGCACGAACTGGATCGTCACGCTCATTCTCCAAGCGCCACACGGATTGTGGCAGGTCATCGATCGAACGGGCAAAGTCGCCGATCGTGTTGTCAATGCGTGCACGTGCGGCGGCATCGGCAGCATCGACGCGGTCTGGCTCCGACGCGAAGGCGACGCCGCCGGCGAATCGATCGTCCGCATCGCAGTGGACCGTGCAACCGGACATCTGTCGACGATGCAGGACACGATGGTCACGGCCCTGTTCACCAATTTTACCGTCACGTCCGACGGGTCGAAGATGGTAATGGACGAGGGCACGCTGGAGTATGGCGTGTGGGCCACCGATCTTTCCGCCATCGTCAAAGGGCAACTGCCGAACGACGGTCGAGTCGCGCGCGCGTCCAACGACGTGCAGGCCAGCGTTTCGCCCGACGGCGCGCGTCTGCTCCTCCGCCGAGTCGTGCCGACGACGGGCGTTCATACGGGAGTGCAGTTCGGGGTCCGTGCCTATGGAAGCCCGACGGAGACTCCACTCTCGATCAGCGGCGCGCCCATCGGCGCCCGGTGGGCCGACTCCGTGACCGTGAGTGTCAAATCGCGTGTCGACTCGAAGATTCACTTCGCTCTCGTCGACGTGCGAACCGGCGCTCTGAGCAACACACTGGCACTCGACGACTCGACGACCGGCGAGGCGGCCCCGATTGCCGATGGATGGGCATGGATCGCCGCGTCACATGATCGCGTGATCGTGCAGCAGGGTGGAAAACGCCGAGAGATTCGCGCACCCGCGTGGTACGCGGGATTCACTCGGCTTCTGTCGGACCCAACGAACGGCCGGCTGTTCGTCGGCGGATTCAACCGAACGACGTCCGACACCCTTGGCATCGGGGCGATCAACCTCTCCGACGGATCGTTCACGCAATGGATGTCTGCGTTCGGCGAGGATGGCGATTTCACGCTGCTGGATCACGGCGAGCTCTTTGCGGCGTTACACCGCACCCAAGAATCGTTGGACCTCTACCGATTGAGCGGCCCAGGTAAAATCCAACTCCTCGGCAGTCCCTCGCGGCCGCTCGTCGGCGTGAGCGTCTCGCGCGATCTCAAGCGCGCGGCCGCATTCGATCGCGAGTATCACGCCGACGCGTGGATGCACACGGTCGTGAAGTACTGA
- a CDS encoding MFS transporter, whose translation MTDPIEATLATQATAETDDSGLAAFYRGMTLRERRTMLACALGYALDGLDFTIYTLVLGSVISLWHVDRGSAGLTVSATLLCSAFGGWIAGYVSDHVGRVRAVQITVLWFAAFSLLSAFAQSFTQLAIFRALLGFGFGGEWTAAAALMSETIRPRYRGRAVGCVQSGWAVGWGSAVLLQAIVYSLLPEQQAWRWMFALGFVPAIYVLVIRRFVEEPPVAAAARGERAAMGSMWEIFSPGLLKTTALAALLGTGAQGGYYAINTWLPVFLQTERHLTIVGSTSYLAFLITGAFTGYLTGAWLADRVGRRMLFLMFSAGALVMTLVYTRAPVTNNVLWVLGFPLGFVASGYFSGLGAFFSELFPTRVRGSAMGFAYNFGRGIGATFPALVGYISATMPLSRAIAIFATIAYSLMGIAAFLLPETRGRALES comes from the coding sequence GTGACCGACCCCATCGAAGCCACGCTCGCCACGCAGGCCACCGCCGAAACCGACGACTCGGGGCTGGCCGCGTTCTACCGCGGCATGACGCTGCGCGAGCGTCGCACGATGCTCGCCTGCGCGCTCGGGTACGCGCTGGATGGCCTCGATTTCACGATCTACACACTGGTGCTGGGGAGCGTGATCTCGCTCTGGCATGTGGACCGCGGATCGGCGGGCCTCACGGTCAGCGCGACGCTCTTGTGCTCGGCGTTCGGAGGTTGGATCGCGGGCTACGTCTCCGATCACGTGGGAAGAGTGCGCGCGGTGCAGATCACGGTGCTGTGGTTCGCGGCGTTCAGTCTTCTCTCGGCGTTCGCGCAGAGCTTCACCCAGCTCGCGATTTTTCGCGCGCTACTCGGTTTCGGGTTCGGCGGCGAGTGGACGGCCGCCGCGGCGTTGATGAGCGAAACGATTCGTCCGCGCTATCGCGGCCGCGCGGTGGGATGCGTTCAATCGGGATGGGCAGTGGGCTGGGGGAGCGCCGTGCTGCTTCAGGCGATCGTGTACTCGTTGCTTCCGGAGCAGCAGGCGTGGCGCTGGATGTTCGCGCTCGGTTTCGTGCCGGCGATCTACGTGCTCGTAATTCGGCGCTTCGTTGAGGAGCCGCCGGTCGCCGCCGCGGCGCGAGGCGAGCGGGCGGCAATGGGCTCGATGTGGGAGATCTTCAGCCCCGGTCTGCTCAAGACGACCGCGCTTGCCGCGCTGCTCGGCACGGGAGCCCAGGGCGGATACTACGCCATCAACACGTGGCTGCCGGTGTTTCTCCAAACGGAACGACATCTCACGATCGTCGGTTCGACGAGCTACCTGGCGTTCCTCATCACCGGCGCGTTCACCGGCTATCTCACCGGAGCGTGGCTGGCCGACCGTGTCGGACGGCGAATGCTCTTTCTCATGTTCTCCGCCGGCGCGCTCGTCATGACGCTCGTGTACACGCGCGCGCCCGTCACGAACAACGTCCTCTGGGTTCTCGGCTTTCCACTCGGCTTCGTCGCGTCCGGCTACTTCTCCGGACTCGGCGCTTTCTTCTCGGAGCTGTTTCCGACGCGCGTCCGCGGCTCGGCGATGGGATTCGCCTACAACTTCGGGCGTGGCATCGGCGCGACGTTCCCCGCGCTCGTCGGTTACATCTCAGCGACGATGCCGTTGTCGCGCGCGATCGCCATCTTCGCGACGATCGCGTACAGCCTCATGGGAATCGCCGCGTTCCTTCTGCCGGAGACGCGCGGCCGAGCGCTGGAATCATGA
- a CDS encoding fumarylacetoacetate hydrolase family protein has translation MRIISFATEESKWESPRVGIILHANGVDTRQRLDCEKLFAPEDRPSNPLAWFDMDGPWFRIARDTAARLERGDPTALSDAREKGWLVPAEAAYWFAPVPRPGKIVCIGMNYHDHAGEIGLNVPKTPAIFSKFSSCVVAPGEPVVIPPSSEQVDYEAELAVVIGRRATRVSADRAYDHVLGYTAFNDVTARDFQFGDVQWQRGKSCDTFAPMGQTIVTTDEIPDPHTLGIKLTVNGQVMQDSNTSQLIFRVPQLIEFITRSITLEPGDVIATGTPAGVGHGRKPPVYLKPGDVMQVKIDRIGELGNPVVAG, from the coding sequence ATGCGCATCATCTCGTTCGCGACCGAAGAATCCAAATGGGAGTCGCCCCGCGTGGGCATCATTCTCCACGCCAACGGCGTCGACACCCGGCAACGGCTCGACTGCGAAAAGTTGTTCGCGCCGGAGGATCGGCCGTCGAATCCGCTCGCCTGGTTCGACATGGATGGACCCTGGTTCCGAATCGCGCGCGACACGGCTGCCCGACTGGAGCGCGGCGATCCAACCGCGCTCTCGGATGCTCGCGAGAAGGGTTGGCTCGTGCCGGCTGAAGCGGCGTACTGGTTCGCGCCGGTCCCGAGGCCGGGCAAGATCGTATGCATTGGAATGAACTATCACGATCACGCGGGCGAGATCGGCCTCAACGTGCCGAAGACCCCGGCGATCTTCTCGAAGTTCTCGAGCTGCGTCGTGGCTCCCGGGGAGCCCGTCGTCATTCCACCGTCGAGCGAGCAGGTGGATTACGAGGCCGAGCTAGCCGTCGTGATCGGCCGCCGCGCGACCCGCGTCTCCGCTGATCGCGCCTACGACCACGTCCTTGGCTACACCGCCTTCAACGACGTCACCGCGCGCGACTTTCAGTTCGGCGACGTACAGTGGCAGCGCGGCAAGTCGTGCGACACCTTCGCGCCGATGGGCCAGACGATCGTCACGACCGACGAGATTCCGGATCCCCACACGCTCGGCATCAAGCTCACGGTGAACGGTCAGGTGATGCAGGACTCGAATACGAGCCAACTCATCTTCCGCGTGCCGCAGCTCATCGAGTTTATCACGCGCAGCATCACGCTCGAGCCGGGAGACGTCATCGCGACCGGCACGCCCGCGGGCGTCGGCCATGGACGCAAACCTCCGGTCTACCTCAAGCCTGGCGACGTGATGCAGGTGAAGATCGATCGGATCGGCGAATTGGGGAATCCGGTCGTGGCGGGGTAG
- a CDS encoding MarR family winged helix-turn-helix transcriptional regulator, with product MTIDQVVQVVQVAYPQVYLACHTRHQRKRSTDHRLSARDAAILAHLDVERPMQPSRLAHHLNVTRSTLSEALKRLTALGFVARVSASADRRSSGALLTPKGARAIHDTSVLETRQLRAAIELAPRDDRAAIVLGMNRLADACRRMTERRARA from the coding sequence ATGACCATCGATCAGGTCGTCCAGGTGGTGCAAGTCGCCTATCCGCAGGTCTACCTCGCCTGCCACACGCGCCACCAGCGAAAGCGCTCCACCGACCACCGGCTTTCAGCGCGCGACGCGGCCATCCTCGCGCACCTCGACGTCGAGCGCCCGATGCAACCGTCGCGGCTCGCTCATCACTTGAACGTCACACGCTCGACCTTGTCCGAAGCGCTGAAGCGCCTCACCGCGCTCGGCTTCGTGGCGCGCGTTTCCGCATCGGCGGACCGGCGTTCCTCGGGCGCGCTGCTCACTCCCAAGGGCGCGCGGGCGATTCACGACACCTCGGTGCTCGAGACGCGTCAGCTCCGCGCCGCGATCGAGCTGGCCCCGCGCGACGACCGCGCGGCGATCGTGCTCGGCATGAACCGTCTCGCCGATGCCTGCCGGCGAATGACCGAACGGCGGGCGCGCGCATGA
- a CDS encoding DNA starvation/stationary phase protection protein, producing MIKRALSKARHHNGEKARHHNGEPSQTAHSASRLANGESQPRLHQHGAEVQRFDQLVDMPIGLSANVRAEMAQRLNRVLADTRVLYDLYKKTHWLMRGHTFYQLHLLMDKHAEEQEELIDLLAERIQTLGAIAVGDGRHVAELTSIPRPPDGAEEVPSMLSRLLEAHELIIDEARKLAGRADDLDDQSSNDILVSDVLRTNELQVWFVAEHLVDTPTAVARF from the coding sequence ATGATCAAGCGAGCACTGTCCAAAGCCCGCCACCACAACGGGGAAAAAGCCCGCCACCACAACGGCGAACCGTCACAGACCGCCCATTCCGCCTCGCGCCTCGCCAACGGCGAATCCCAGCCGCGGCTCCATCAGCACGGGGCCGAGGTTCAGCGATTCGACCAACTCGTCGACATGCCGATCGGACTGTCCGCGAACGTGCGGGCGGAAATGGCTCAGCGCCTCAACCGGGTCCTGGCGGACACGCGAGTTCTGTACGACCTGTACAAGAAGACTCACTGGCTGATGCGAGGACATACGTTCTATCAATTGCATCTGCTCATGGACAAACACGCTGAGGAGCAGGAAGAATTGATCGACCTCCTCGCCGAACGCATTCAAACGCTCGGCGCCATCGCCGTCGGCGACGGCCGGCACGTCGCGGAGCTCACGAGCATTCCACGTCCGCCCGACGGCGCGGAAGAAGTCCCGTCGATGCTCTCGCGGCTGCTCGAGGCGCACGAGTTGATCATCGACGAGGCGCGGAAGCTCGCCGGGCGGGCCGATGATCTCGACGATCAATCGTCGAACGACATCCTTGTCTCGGACGTGCTGCGGACGAACGAGCTGCAAGTGTGGTTCGTCGCCGAGCACCTGGTGGACACGCCGACCGCGGTCGCGCGTTTCTGA
- a CDS encoding putative hydro-lyase — MNGREVRLAARAGALNGPTAGLAPGFVQGNLVAVPMDVADHFATFCRLNPKPCPVIGRTEPGTTQLPALGADIDVSTDVPRYRVWRDGMLAKEITDVSGLWRERDDLVAFVLGCSFTFEAALTAAGIPLKHLASRTNVAMYRTNLQCARAGPFAGPLVVSMRPLAAGDVARAIEITSRFPSAHGAPVHVGSPGAIGIEDLSSPPYGDPAEVAPGEVPVFWACGVTPQAAIATAKIPFAITHAPGCMLVTDSTASAAGLGTSSL, encoded by the coding sequence ATGAACGGGCGGGAGGTTCGGCTGGCCGCCAGAGCCGGCGCGCTGAACGGGCCGACCGCCGGACTCGCGCCCGGATTCGTGCAGGGCAACCTCGTCGCCGTTCCGATGGACGTGGCCGACCACTTCGCGACGTTCTGCCGGCTGAATCCCAAGCCGTGTCCGGTGATCGGAAGAACCGAGCCCGGCACGACTCAACTTCCGGCGCTCGGCGCCGACATCGACGTGAGCACCGACGTACCGCGCTACCGTGTCTGGCGCGACGGTATGTTGGCCAAAGAGATCACCGACGTTTCGGGTCTCTGGCGGGAACGCGACGATCTCGTCGCGTTCGTCCTCGGATGCTCGTTCACCTTCGAGGCGGCGCTCACCGCGGCCGGAATTCCGCTCAAACATCTCGCATCGCGGACGAACGTCGCGATGTACCGTACGAACCTTCAGTGCGCGCGCGCGGGCCCGTTCGCCGGGCCGCTCGTCGTCTCGATGCGCCCTCTCGCCGCGGGCGACGTTGCGCGGGCGATCGAGATCACATCGCGATTTCCGTCGGCTCACGGCGCGCCGGTGCACGTCGGGTCGCCGGGAGCGATCGGCATCGAGGACCTTTCGTCGCCGCCATACGGAGATCCCGCCGAGGTCGCGCCCGGGGAGGTCCCGGTGTTCTGGGCCTGTGGAGTGACGCCGCAGGCGGCGATCGCGACAGCGAAGATTCCGTTTGCGATCACGCACGCGCCCGGCTGCATGCTCGTCACCGACTCGACGGCGAGCGCGGCAGGGCTTGGCACGTCGAGCCTGTAG
- a CDS encoding PHP domain-containing protein — protein sequence MSPPRAKTNLDTNAVVAGLLRDLSAAKSDRQSSLGYKRAAGAVFDLEEPLESYVEPGGALRKIANVGPKSERVALDVLRTGGSEYVETTVRASENADDVAQGRAVRENFMSRARVLEALAAPAPGAIEVSDYRGDLQMHSTWSDGRQTLEDIIEAALERGYAFCGVTDHSYGLRIARGVSMADLAEEHREIDALNQRYEGRFRLIKGIEANVMPDGSIDMKPDELARLEFVVAAPHSALRTPADQTARMVTAVRAHGVHILGHPRGRHYSERLGIQADWPEVFAAAANANVAVEVDGDPWRQDVDFELARDALAAGCLFALDSDAHSPPELRNAEIAVAHARLAGVPADRVINCWPFDRLMDWFADRR from the coding sequence GTGAGCCCACCGCGCGCGAAAACCAACCTAGACACGAACGCCGTGGTGGCCGGCCTGCTCCGCGACCTGTCCGCGGCAAAGTCCGATCGGCAATCGAGCTTGGGTTACAAGCGCGCCGCCGGCGCCGTGTTCGATCTCGAGGAACCGCTCGAGAGCTACGTCGAGCCTGGTGGCGCGCTGCGCAAGATTGCGAATGTCGGACCGAAGTCCGAACGAGTCGCGCTCGACGTGCTGCGCACTGGTGGCTCGGAGTATGTCGAAACCACCGTTCGCGCGAGTGAAAATGCGGACGACGTAGCACAGGGTCGCGCGGTGCGCGAGAACTTCATGAGCCGCGCGCGAGTCCTGGAAGCGCTCGCCGCGCCTGCGCCGGGCGCGATCGAGGTGAGCGACTATCGGGGTGACTTGCAGATGCACTCGACGTGGAGCGACGGTCGCCAGACGCTCGAGGACATCATCGAGGCGGCGCTCGAGCGGGGCTACGCGTTTTGCGGCGTCACCGATCACTCGTACGGCCTTCGCATCGCGCGCGGCGTGTCGATGGCCGACCTCGCCGAGGAGCATCGTGAGATCGACGCTCTCAACCAGCGATACGAGGGACGCTTCCGGCTGATCAAAGGAATCGAAGCGAACGTGATGCCCGACGGCTCGATCGACATGAAGCCCGACGAGCTCGCCCGCCTCGAGTTCGTCGTCGCCGCGCCTCATTCCGCGCTCCGCACGCCGGCCGACCAAACGGCTCGAATGGTGACAGCCGTTCGCGCGCACGGGGTGCACATCCTCGGACACCCGCGCGGCCGTCACTACAGCGAGAGACTCGGCATTCAAGCGGATTGGCCGGAGGTCTTCGCCGCGGCGGCCAACGCGAACGTCGCGGTGGAAGTCGACGGTGACCCTTGGCGACAGGACGTCGACTTCGAGCTCGCGCGCGACGCGCTCGCCGCCGGCTGCCTTTTCGCTCTCGACAGCGACGCACACTCGCCGCCGGAATTGCGCAACGCGGAAATCGCCGTCGCCCACGCCCGGTTGGCCGGCGTTCCCGCTGACCGGGTCATCAACTGCTGGCCGTTCGACCGATTGATGGACTGGTTCGCCGATCGACGCTGA
- a CDS encoding SRPBCC family protein: MKYSLIALGVVALLLVVLIAAGYTLPVKHRATVDATISAQPDRVYALITNVASFPNWRTGVKSVEVLPSSDGKQRWREVSKNGTIPFVVEAEDPPNRLVGRIDSKSLPFGGTWTYELRSDSAGRTNLRITEDGEIYNPIFRLISRFFIGYEGTIRQYLADVERKLR; this comes from the coding sequence ATGAAATACTCTCTGATCGCGCTCGGCGTCGTCGCTCTGCTGCTCGTCGTCTTGATCGCGGCCGGCTACACGTTGCCGGTCAAACACCGCGCGACGGTGGACGCTACGATCTCCGCTCAGCCCGACCGGGTGTACGCTCTCATCACGAACGTGGCGTCGTTTCCGAACTGGCGAACGGGCGTGAAATCCGTCGAAGTTCTGCCGTCCTCCGACGGGAAGCAGCGCTGGCGAGAAGTGTCCAAGAACGGAACGATTCCATTCGTCGTCGAGGCGGAGGACCCGCCGAACCGGCTCGTTGGGCGAATCGATTCTAAGTCGTTGCCGTTCGGCGGAACGTGGACCTACGAGCTCCGATCCGACTCGGCCGGACGAACCAATCTTCGGATCACCGAAGACGGCGAGATCTACAACCCGATCTTCCGGCTCATCAGCCGATTCTTCATCGGCTACGAGGGCACGATTCGCCAGTATCTCGCCGACGTCGAGCGAAAGTTGCGGTAA
- a CDS encoding UBP-type zinc finger domain-containing protein, whose product MSTRPPRCDHLVGLHPKEPRTPDGCEECLVSGGEWVHLRLCLTCGHVGCCDESPNKHATKHFHQTQHPVIRSFEPGDEWGYCYVDDVGFDPMPTFGLRVLAHS is encoded by the coding sequence ATGTCAACTCGTCCTCCGCGCTGCGACCATCTCGTCGGACTTCATCCCAAAGAGCCCCGCACACCCGACGGATGCGAAGAGTGTCTCGTGTCGGGAGGCGAATGGGTGCACCTGCGACTCTGCCTGACGTGCGGGCACGTAGGCTGCTGCGACGAGTCGCCGAACAAACACGCCACGAAACATTTTCATCAGACGCAGCACCCGGTGATTCGAAGCTTCGAGCCCGGCGACGAGTGGGGATACTGCTACGTGGACGACGTAGGATTTGACCCGATGCCCACGTTCGGGCTCCGAGTTCTCGCGCACAGCTAA